The following nucleotide sequence is from Megalops cyprinoides isolate fMegCyp1 chromosome 6, fMegCyp1.pri, whole genome shotgun sequence.
AGTTTGGGAGAAGATGGGGGACATCATTCAGTACACCCCTGTGACCCTGGAACCCAACTCTGCCAACCACAGCCTGGTCCTGTCCGAGGATCTGACCAGCCTGCAATACGGTGAAAGACAGAGTCTTCCCGCCAACCCAGAGCGGTTTGAcccatgcgtgtgtgtgctgggggctGAGGGCTTCACCTCAGGGAGACACTTCTGGGACATTGAGGTTGGGGACAACACCTTCTGGGTCCTGGGTGTGGCACAGGAGTCTGtcaaaaggagagagaaattcTGTACGTACCCAGAGAACGGGTTCTGGACAATACGTCTTCGTGAAGGACAGTACAGGGCACCTAGGACTCTGCTGGCAGTGACCAGGAGGGTCGGGACAGTCAGGGTGCGGCTGGACTGGGAAGGAGGGATGCTGTCTTTCTGCGACCCCACTGATGACACTCATCtgtacactttcacacacaccttcactgAGAGACTCTTTCCCTTCTTCTGTACTGGCTGCAACTCTGCACCTCTGACTGTCCTACCGGTCAGGGTGTccgcacacaaatgcatgtagTTTACAGATCTttactctctcattctcccagACGCCTGAAGCATTAATAATGTATAAACtgattttaatataattaaacaATCAAAGACAGTTTCGCCTACATATCAGCATTTAATCTCTGTCAGTGTGCTCATCTTGTGATGTGGTGGGCAGGGGGCTTTGCATGGTATCTGTTCCTGAAACCTTGTTCTGTCAAAGCTGTGTAAGTGTAACCTCCTAAATCCTGGGGTGTGTCAGTAAACAGCGTGCTGCTGGACTGTGGCTTGGCAGGgtagtgtgtgagagtgtgtgattcGCAGGTCGTAGTTCTGCCGCGGCTGGCAGCTGCGTTGCAGACGCACTCACTCTAAATGCCATCTCCTGTCTGTGGCACATTGCTCCTCTAATCTCACATACACAACCCCGGCACAGGGCCGAGCAGCCGCCCCTCCCAGTGGGACGGTGGGGACGTGGGGCCAGCAGGCCGGGCTCgactgggtggggggggtgggacatGCCTCCATCTTGCCCCGGGAGGGCTGTGTAACCCTGTGCTGCCGGcctgtgcttctctgtgctccatatgcagcacagtgcagtgggACACACAGGGATCTCTGGGATAGAcccctgattggctgctgctcgatctccctctgattggctgctgctcgATCTccccctgattggctgctgctcgATCTccccctgattggctgctgctcgATCTccccctgattggctgctgctcgATCTccccctgattggctgctgctcgatctccctctgattggctgctgctcgatctccctctgattggctgctgctcgATCTccccctgattggctgctgctcgATCTccccctgattggctgctgctgcaggcagCACAGCCACAGATCTGCAGCTCtgatttttaactgaaatgctGATGTAAAACTGAGCATAACTGCCTGATTCTGTCATATCAACAGGCATTATGCAAACGATCTGCTTTCATCAGTGACTAAAGTGCTTTGAACAATTGCAAGTGACTGCTGTACATGGCGCATAACTGGCGAGGGATTATTAGTGATATTTACAGTGCTGGCTACCAAATGGCACAAATTATGACGCTTTAAAGCTATTCTGTACCAAGCTTCTACTAACGTTGTAGGCATGGTTTGTGGTTTATCATCACAGAAGTAAAAACAGTTTACAGTTGATTTTATAAAGCTGAAAGAGGATGGTTAAGGAGCCAGCCACCATTTACGTGTATGTACTGTGGGGGAAATATCCTCTCAGAGGTATTGGGCCATCATGAGTTAAATTTCAAAAATAGGTCAGTTTAAAGGGGGCCGCAGAAGTCAAACTTGATGATGCAGTATGAGCTCTGGACGTATGGCACGTAGTGAACTCCTCACTATTATCctcactgtcatttttacacTCGTTCTTCCCCCTGCTTTCCGCTCGGGTCAGCGCCTCACGGTCGCTGCGTGTTTCACAGACACGCTGAGTACGGAGACggtgagagacagcagcagatAAGCAGGTGCGGTTTGGCACTGGTCCCGGTACAGGGGCTGCAGGCATGCCCAGATTCACGTCCAGATTCGCGTCCTGCCACTCCATGGAGGATAATGTCAGAGGGTGATGCTGCACGATGCGCCCAGCGTCACGGCGACGGGCCCAGCTGCCAATCACAGGACAGGGAAAGGAGGGGTGCACTGCTGGCTCCGCCCCCGGGTCAGGCCCTGCTGGCTCCGCCCCCGGGTCAGGCCCTGCTGGCTCCGCCCCCGGGTCAGGCCCTGCTGGCTCCGCCCCTGGGCCAGGCCCTGCTGGCTCCGCCCCCGGGCCAGGCCCTGCTGGCTCCGCCCCCGGGCCAGGCCCTGCTGGCTCCGCCCCCGGGTCAGGCCCTGCTGGCTCCGCCCCCGGGTCAGGCCCTGCTGGCTCCGCCCCCGGGTCAGGCCCTTCTGGCTCCAGTGTCACAGGCCTGGATAACGTCGTCCCGGGAGACGGACACGACTGGGACGATGTCAGAAAAGGGCAGCCAGCTGGACAGAGCCCAGCTCGGGGATAGGGTGGGGGTGAGCCAGCAGCCAGGGAGGCGGTCACTGTGGTGTGAGGGGGTGCCCAAATGTTTGTGGATATGGAGCTGGCCTCAGTCGGACCCCAGCGGGGTTGGAGGAGGGGGTATCGGGGACTGAGCAGTGTCCCAGAATGATGTGCCATTGCTCTGCAGCCTGTGTAGCGGAGTCTGTGGGAGGTTGCCAGGCAGTAGGACGGAGACAGGGGCGTGCGACCTtgacccccccactccctgtgCTGCTGACAGAGAAGGGGTGCTTTGTCAGGACAGCAGTGCGTTACACATGCCACCCAAGAAGGGACAGacccctctccatctcttaaATTCTAGCACTGGCTGTCCGTTTGTGCTGCCATCGGCATTCTGGGAAAGGGCCAGGGCCATCACAGCTATAACGTTCTCAGAAACTGCTTTCCAGTGTGCATTTCACAATCAAccttgtattcaaatacaaaaataaagcaaccTGAAAAGGTTGCTTCAGGTTAAATACCCTACATTGGAagataattatattttaaagatTACCTGTGGTTGTTCTGCATGAGAGCACCCAAGGATAGAGCTTGGATGGATGTAACAACTACTTCAAAATCTATCCGGCAAAGAAGCATCAACTTAGTGAGTGGCCGGTACATACAGCTGAACACCTTCTGTGGTTTTAATTTATTGACTTTTTGCAGAAATCTTTTAATTTGAACCCCCAATAAGAAACATACGTCAGATAACTGCAAGGTAAACTGCGGttattttttctaaaaatagcTCTGGCTGCCCTTTCTTCTGAAGACAGGCTTTGGGCTCTGCTTTGTGGCTTTATCTGCACATgtgctttatttaaaacactttcatgCGCTCTGGAGCTAGCCCTCTGCAAAGCAGGCCCTGGCTGTGTGCGTTGGTCTGCCGATAAAGGGATATCAGTGGCTGGATCCAGGCCAGCGGAGAGGCAGGGTATTTTATCACCTGCCGTTGCAGTCATCGGAGCAGCAACAGAGAAAGATTGTTTTCAGCTGCTCGCTGTTCCCAGGAAACATTTGCCTAAGCAAAGAATGATGCGAGCAGGTAGGCAGAGTGTGATTGGCTGATAAGCTTTGGTGCAGACTCTGCTGCTCAGTCACATGCTGCAGTAGCACAGGCctgacagccagagagaggccAGAGAGAGGCCCAGTCAGCGCAGCGTCCTGTGCCAGACCCCTCTGCAGAAACGACCTCTCTTTTAGAGCTCCATCGTCCCCCTTTTTCAACCAACCGGAGCCTCACCGGTTGTGTGCTGGGCTTGTCAGACTGCAGTTCATACAAGAACCAACTTCACTTTACTTCAAACTCTCCAAACAACCAGAAAGAATGCGGTAACAACACACTGCGACTACATCGCTCACACACGACAGTTTCAAAGGCGTGTTCCTTATATAACACCGACCCAGACATaatgcaatcctccgatacacAGGCACGAAAACCATGATTCACCATGCTCACACTAacagtcccacagtgcaccaggaagcagCCGCATGGAGAATAGGTGCAACTCTCAAAGTGAACCACAGGGCTCTGACAGTGGTGTGACAAGGGAACCCTACCAACacgccccccaaccccccacccccaggcagGGGGAGGGCAGATTGTTCcaggctcccagtcattgtccACAGAAGATACTGAGGCATACTTTCTCCTGACACACAGGGTCACTCACCGAATGTCCCTCACATTGAACATGGCTATTCTAGGTATTCTGGCCAGTTCAACCAAATCtgtatctgatttttttttttctcttttctcacagGTGTCTTTAAAATTGTATGGTGGTTAGCTGAAGGAgtaggggcggcagtgtagcatagtggttaaggagcaggacttgtaactgaaaggttgccggttcaatccctgctcggacactgctgctgtacccttgggcaaggcacttaacccacaactgcctcagtaaatatccggctgtataaatggataacattgtaaagagctgtaacctatgtaagttgttttggataaaagcgtctgccaaatgaataaatgtaaatgtaagtaaaagGCCGAAACTCGtgtagattacagttttatagATCCTGATAATGATTGTGATTCTAAACCATATTCTAACATTTCATCATATTTGGTGACATGTCCGTCCAGTCATCATCCTGCTAGAGTGAAGATGAGCTGGGCATTCCCCCGagaggtgtttgtgtttgacagcTTTTAGCGATGCTCTTCACTGCGCAAGGCTGTTGGACTCAGGCGGCGGAGATTTCAGTGGAAGGGTGCTGCACATGACTAGCAGTCAGCTGGTCTTTAAAGGTAACTATAGGGCATAATTTCCTGAAATAAATCCCTGCCTCACTCTGTTTTACTGGAATGTGTTGTATCCACATACTTTAGTAGCTGACTAATGGTTGCTTTTTTCTGCCTGTGAAATAACCAGGCAAACAACTTGGGTTATTGAAGGAACTACAgctgataaaatgaaatttccatgTACCAGTTGTGTATACCTACACAGCCACCGCCTCTGATAGATCTTTAAGAGCAGgattttacactgcattacattactggtatttcacagatgctcttatccagagtgacttacacaggttacaatttttttacatgttacccattcatacagctggatatttactgaggcaattctaggttaagcaccttgcccaagggtacagcagcagtggcccagaggggaatcaaacctgcaaccttttggttacaagtcctactctttgccactatgctacactgctacccatCACCTGCACAGGTATGGCTCCCTCCAGCTCTATTTCACAGGGAGTGAAAAGCTCGCTTTTTGGAGCTGGAGCGGAGAGCTGTGTTCTTTCATTCTTCACACACTGATGTGCCTGTGCGTGTCCTGCTTTCCCCAAGGCCGGCTGTTCTGCCCTGGCGATGTGGAGATCAGCTCTGGCGGCTGAGCGGGAGACTCCCACAGATCAGGGACATCATGCTGAACGCATAGCGTGGTCTCTCTGTCTGGCCCTTTTGCTCGTGTGTAACGAAgtctgcagagagggaaatgaatgCGGGCATTTGGAATGGAGGAACGGGCGGCTGTTTTAGGCAGGACTGCAGCAGGACAGCTACGGCCTGCCTTTTGTTCCTCCAGCTTTCAGCCCAAAGAGTGAAAAGACTGAAAGACTTTCCATCTCACGCCATtccccctcccgctccctccCCCCCGGACACGGCCCCCTAGCCTGTCAACGGGGGTCCCACACCAAGCAgccaggtcagaggtcatgctgGATAAAGCCAGTCTTTCCAAACACCGTGTGCTTCAGTAACACGGGAAGCCTTTGATGTGCAACTGAAATTCCTCTGGAAGCTGTtggctgaaataaaaacattttttatttccatcacaCTTTTAATACAGAGAATGTGAAGCTTAATTAATCTCATAACTGGTATGTCTGCCAAACATTCATATAAACCAATAAAACGATCTGACTCTCTGTGGCAAAGGAAAAGTTCAAAATTGAAACACAGGAGTTACTGGTAGCATGTGGTAACTGCAGCTCATCTGTAGTTCATGAGAgctcactgtgacatcacaagctGGAAAGTTCCTTGGAAGCAGCTGTGTAGTTTCACTAGCTCTTCACTGGAAGTAGCAGTAGTTTTCTGCCGTGTCTGAGAGCAGTCTGACTGGCTCTCCTTTAATACTGTAATGTGGCGCTGAGGACATGTGTACTTGCGGCTCCCTGCATGTGACAGTCCCAAAACTGTCCCCCTCTGAAATTTGGGCTGTGTGCAAAGTTCCCCCCTTGCAGTGACCAGCGCTCTAAAGagcttgggggggggagggggatatCCCTGAGGGAGTGTGTCCAAACGCAGGCAGTGACGCCTCGGGTAGGGAGAGGCTTTTTGAAGTGCCTGTGTTCTCGGGGGGCAGCAGGGTCTCTTGCATCACGGCTCCGGGTTTGAGGAAGGCTCCCGCAGAGCCATGCAGGGTGTGATCTGTTTCAGTGTCGTCATCAGTGTCGTAGGGGACACCTGCTATTGTTCCCTTTCCGTTGATTTAATTCCCCCCGGCCCCACATCCAGCCCAGACTGTGCCCCTGAAGACAGCAGCCCCCTGTCCTGGGATGGAGTAGCTCACCTTGTCCTGGGGGGCGTACAGACGTGTGTCCTGTGGGAGAACTGTAGACTTACAGTCCAttgatgtgatttttaaaacactttgggACATAACTTTAGATGTAGATGTGTAGACACCCCAGGCATTCCccttgcatttcctgtttactctGTAGTAGACTTTGGAAACGTTGTGTGTCGAAATGTGGCCCTGTAATGGTGAATGCGCTTCACAGCGTTCTCTAAGCAGCGTAAGCCTTCAAAGCAAATGGCCAGATTGGAGCGAAGGTGAGCGGCCCTCTTTAGGCCGCTCCCAGAGAATGCTGGGTCTTTAAGcaagaaaagcaaaacatctcGTGACTGTTCTGGGTATTCGCTAATCCCCTAACgaagaccacccccccccccccacgcgcgcacacacacatgcacgcattcacacacacctgcacacacacaaacatacacacacgcgcacacacacatgcaaaaatatgcacacatacacatgcataaacatatgtacacacacattcgAACAGACACACCTAGTGTATAATTAGTGCTGGGGGTTACTGTGACATTCTCAGTTTGGTTGTTTTGCAGCCTGTGGTTTTagaaaatgcttttctgcagtAAGCGGATCCACTGAGGCATTAGGGGTCACGCTCTTGCCTTTTGTTACGTAAGAAAACCTGGCTCTCACCCCACTCATTCACACCACAGCCTCCAGGTTTCAGTCCACATAGAGGCAGGAGTTCTGTCCTTTAACAGGAAAAAGACAAGATGCAACATGTGAGACGTACATGCAAacttacacacaaataaatgaatgcatacatGTGATCATACATGCCACCAGGTGAAGTCTGGTTTTAATAATCTGCACAGTCTGCAAACTGCAGAACTTCTAACACGCAGTGAGTCACATCCCCAATCCACACGACTCGTCTGAGGCATTCTTTCCCTCCTGTACCATCCCAGCTGtcatttcccatcatcctctgcgGCCAGGACGCAGCGTCTGGCTGTGCGGGTGGCGTGAGTCTGTGCACCTCCCCGGGGCAGCGCTGGCACATGGGGTCGTAAGGTCAGGTCAACGCGTACGTGCGGCAGCCCACTCGCCCGCGatgaggtcacatgacctgtgcTGTGGGGTGCAGCGGGTGTACAAACTGAGTCCATTAGCTGAGATTCTGATATCCCATGATGCTTTAGCTGTCTGAATGgattgtattctttttttaactctttcATATCACTTTGCAGAAGATATTTCACATTGAAGAATTTATTAAGAATTATGTTTATTGTTCCTGTGTAGATATCTTGTAGAATAGACGTGTATTGCTCAGAAACATGAAGCGTGTTGTTACATgaagagcatgtgtgtgcttacTCACGAGAGAACATCTTCTCACAATGTCCCCAAGATCTGGTGTCAGGAATGTGTGGACGCACTTTGACAATGGAACTTCTGCCTTATTATCTTCTGCCTCTCCGACTTTGAGTGGCGTCCTCTGTTGGCATGAAGGGTGGTTCTGGAATGTTCCATAGAATGCCTTATGAACATACTGTACAGAGCGACACTCCCTGTGCTCAAAAAAGCGAGCAGAATTATAATTACAACTGAGGAAATGAATTGTAATCTGCTACGATttgatcagatcagatcagaccTGCAAAAAAATGAACCGGAGAGAGGTGCGTGACATTCAGAGTCAAGTCAATGCATATCAATAGTTTATCCAGATGTGTTAGATAATATAATGCTGTAAGGAGCACCTTCAGAggcagtgtggtgctgtggaACGCCCACATTCCTgttacacagcagcacacacctCCCGTTTCTCCTCACCCACTTGGCATTCACGGCAGCCCAGATGCCAGTGCCCGTTTCTGGTGGTTTGGCAAGGTGAGCGAAAAGAGTTATTAAATGAATCATTACACAACTACAACACACAGAATGCTGTTACATAGCTTTAAAGTGTTCTTGGATTTCGTAAGGGAtaaccccccccgccccctgccccccccgccAAGATCCCAAAGGGCGAGTGTTTCCTCGACGTCAATGGCGCAAAGGGCTGTTCCCCTGACCGCGGCAACGGGCACGCGTGGCGTTTGATGCGGTGCACAATGGCGGCCCTTGTGGGCCCCTCTCCCGCTCTTTGTCTCGGTGTTTGTCTGTTATTGTTTGTGTAAGCGGCGTTCAAAGGGC
It contains:
- the LOC118779650 gene encoding nuclear factor 7, ovary-like yields the protein MAARLSVLEDELSCPVCCDIYRDPLVLRCSHSFCRACLEKIWEKTEHAKCPVCSSGFSREEPVSNLVLKNTCESLLQEGSRGAAAGKQCLLHGESLKLFCLRDKQPICVICQTSQLHKNHDCCPVEEAARGCQDELRGALTPLRANLAALRKHRQHCAEMAQHIQSQAQRAERRVKGEFERLHQFLQDEEAARISELREEEAEKSRAMKEKIESVAKEISSLSETIRVIEQDMAKDTLTFLQSYKDAMRRAQCMMGNPESVSGALINEAKHLGSLKYRVWEKMGDIIQYTPVTLEPNSANHSLVLSEDLTSLQYGERQSLPANPERFDPCVCVLGAEGFTSGRHFWDIEVGDNTFWVLGVAQESVKRREKFCTYPENGFWTIRLREGQYRAPRTLLAVTRRVGTVRVRLDWEGGMLSFCDPTDDTHLYTFTHTFTERLFPFFCTGCNSAPLTVLPGRAAAPPSGTVGTWGQQAGLDWGLQACPDSRPDSRPATPWRIMSEGDAARCAQRHGDGPSCQSQDRERRGALLAPPPGQALLAPPPGQALLAPPPGQALLAPPLGQALLAPPPGQALLAPPPGQALLAPPPGQALLAPPPGQALLAPPPGQALLAPVSQAWITSSRETDTTGTMSEKGSQLDRAQLGDRVGVSQQPGRRSLWCEGVPKCLWIWSWPQSDPSGVGGGGIGD